One window from the genome of Musa acuminata AAA Group cultivar baxijiao chromosome BXJ1-4, Cavendish_Baxijiao_AAA, whole genome shotgun sequence encodes:
- the LOC135644315 gene encoding endoglucanase 6-like, with translation MAGLIVVLLGMAMPLASAEHDYGKALSKSILFFEAQRSGYLPSNQRVKWRANSGLLDGKANGVDLVGGYYDAGDNVKFGLPMAFTITMMSWSIVEYGKQMAASGEFGHAMEAVKWGTDYLIKAHSEPFVLYGEVGDGNTDHFCWQRPEDMTTSRLAYRIDVNHPGSDLAGETSAAMAAASMVFRHSNPAYSCQLLSHAKQLFEFADKYRGKYDSSITVARRYYRSYSGYGDELLWAAAWLYHATHNRCYMDYLANNGGSLGGTGCAVTEFGWDVKYAGVQVLAAKFLLQGKEAQHAPVLGKYQQKAEYFLCSCLGKGAHNVRRTTGGLLFRQRWNNMQFVTNAAFLLTIYSDYIASAGRNVACAAGTASPAELLLFAKSQVDYILGDNPRGTSYMVGYGKSYPRQVHHRASSIVSIKADPSFVSCREGYDTWYSRKAQDPNILDGAIVGGPDVYDDFADERDNYEQTEPTTYNNAPMLGVLARLHAGHSGYNQLLPVILSVPSLCAVTALSPPFTIEQKATTSWESKGRIYYRYSTVVTNKSSKIAKELVISISKLYGPVWGLGKSGNDYTFPAWLDSLPAGKSFEFVYIHSASPADIIVSGYTFV, from the exons ATGGCTGGGCTAATCGTGGTGCTGCTGGGTATGGCTATGCCACTGGCTTCTGCTGAGCATGACTATGGGAAGGCTCTTAGCAAGAGCATTTTGTTCTTTGAGGCCCAGAGGTCCGGGTACTTGCCCAGCAACCAGAGAGTGAAGTGGAGAGCCAATTCTGGGCTGCTTGATGGCAAGGCTAATGGG GTTGATCTTGTTGGAGGATATTATGATGCCGGAGATAATGTGAAATTTGGCCTTCCTATGGCCTTCACCATCACCATGATGTCCTGGAGCATAGTCGAGTACGGCAAGCAGATGGCTGCAAGCGGGGAGTTTGGTCATGCCATGGAGGCCGTCAAGTGGGGCACTGACTACCTCATCAAAGCCCACTCAGAACCTTTTGTCCTCTATGGAGAG GTGGGTGATGGCAACACAGACCACTTCTGCTGGCAGCGGCCGGAGGACATGACGACGAGCCGGCTGGCCTACCGCATCGACGTCAACCATCCCGGTTCGGACCTTGCCGGGGAGACGTCGGCGGCGATGGCTGCAGCTTCCATGGTGTTCCGGCACTCAAACCCAGCTTATTCATGTCAGCTTCTCAGCCACGCGAAACAG CTCTTCGAGTTTGCCGACAAGTACAGGGGGAAGTACGACAGCAGCATCACGGTGGCCCGGAGGTACTACCGATCCTACAGCGGGTACGGG GATGAGCTGCTGTGGGCAGCGGCGTGGCTGTACCATGCGACCCACAATCGCTGCTACATGGACTATCTGGCTAATAACGGTGGCTCACTCGGTGGGACGGGGTGCGCCGTGACCGAGTTCGGTTGGGACGTCAAATACGCCGGTGTTCAAGTCCTCGCGGCTAAG TTTCTCCTACAAGGGAAGGAAGCTCAACATGCACCAGTGCTGGGGAAGTACCAACAGAAGGCAGAGTACTTCCTCTGCTCCTGCCTTGGCAAGGGAGCACACAACGTTCGGAGGACCACCGGAGGTCTATTGTTCCGGCAGCGGTGGAACAACATGCAATTCGTCACCAACGCCGCCTTCCTACTCACCATCTACTCCGATTATATCGCATCTGCCGGAAGAAACGTAGCCTGTGCCGCTGGAACCGCATCGCCTGCTGAGCTTCTTTTGTTCGCCAAGTCTCAG GTGGATTACATACTAGGAGACAATCCAAGAGGCACCAGCTATATGGTTGGCTATGGGAAGTCTTACCCCCGACAGGTCCACCATCGTGCCTCCTCGATTGTCTCCATTAAGGCCGATCCCTCGTTTGTGAGCTGCAGAGAAGGCTACGACACATGGTATAGCCGAAAGGCTCAAGATCCCAACATCCTCGATGGTGCCATAGTCGGCGGCCCTGATGTCTACGACGACTTCGCCGACGAAAGGGACAACTACGAACAAACAGAGCCCACGACCTACAACAATGCGCCCATGCTTGGCGTATTGGCTCGGCTTCACGCTGGCCATAGTGGCTACAACCAGCTCTTACCAG TAATTCTCTCAGTACCGTCACTTTGTGCAGTGACTGCACTCTCTCCGCCATTCACAATTGAGCAGAAGGCAACCACGTCATGGGAATCCAAGGGAAGGATTTATTATAGGTACTCCACAGTGGTGACTAACAAATCATCAAAGATTGCAAAGGAACTCGTCATCTCAATATCGAAACTCTATGGCCCTGTCTGGGGACTCGGCAAGTCCGGCAACGATTACACATTCCCGGCATGGCTGGACTCTCTCCCGGCAGGGAAAAGCTTCGAGTTTGTCTACATTCACTCGGCTTCTCCAGCTGACATCATAGTTTCAGGCTACACATTCGTGTGA